The stretch of DNA GTTTTTCTTTGGGCAAAGGGATGGTGTCCGTAACGATAATCTCTTTAACGTCAGACCTGTTCAGTTGATCTACCGCATCGCCGCTTAACACGGCGTGGACGCAGCACGCGTATATGTCGCGCGCGCCGGCCTCTTTTAAGGCTTTGCCGCCTTCCACGATGGAACTGGCCGTGTCTATGGAGTCGTCAATCAATATGGCTATCCGGCCTTTTACCTCGCCGACAATGTCCGTGATTACCGCCATGTCCGGCTTGGGGCGGCGCCTGTCCAGGATCGCCAGCGGGCATTTTAAGCGTTCGGCCGTGTGCCGGGCCCGCCTTACCCCGCCCATGTCCGGCGACACAACGGTAATTTCATCGCTGCGCCAGCCGAAATATTTCTCGATGTGGCCTGACAGCAGATCCTCCGACGATATGTGTTCAACTGGCAGATCGAAGAACCCTTCCAACTGCCCGGAATGTAAATCCATAGTTACTATGCGGTCGACGCCTGCCGCCACTATGATGTTTGCCACCAACTTGGCGGCTATCGGGTCGCGGTCATGTATTTTTTTGTCCTGCCGATTGTAGGCGTAGTAAGGGATTACCGCAGTTACGCTGCCGGCCGACGCGCGTTTGAAAGCGTCAATCATGACTAAAAGCTCAATAATCATCTCATTGACCGGCGCGGAAAAAGTTTGCAAAACGAAAACGTCCTTGCCGCGCACGTTGTCGCCGAGCAGGACCTGCACTTCGCCGTTGTTGAACCTTTGCACAACCGCCGCGCGGACGCCCACCCCGATGTGCGCGGCTATTTCGCGCGCCAGGGCGGGATGCGAAGTGCCTGAGAAAACATGGAGATTTTCGTACTTGTCTGAAAGGCCGTCCATATACCCTCCTAAAAGAACTTTAGCGTAACTTTGGTCAGCAATAAAATTTTTCCAACAAATCACCGCAAACAGCCGACCTTGCGGCATTGTTCCGTTTCCATCCATCGGCCAGCAGCAGCCCGAAAGCCTCTATGCGTTTGCGGCTGGCCGCGCTCCGGCTTTTATGGCAAAAATGTTCGCGCCAGGCAAGCAATAACAAAAGATCGTCCTGCCGCGACAAATCCCGCATGGCAATGCCCGCCGTCCGGACGACTTCCTCCACGATTGCCGCCAGCGCGCCGAACATGTCCGCGGGCGTTTCTTTGCCCGCCGTCAGCCGTCCGGCTATGTGCAAAGCCGCCAAAAACAAACACTGATAAACAAAAATGGCCCGTTCCCAGCCGAGTTCGACAAAAGCGGCTTTGTAAGCGGCGCATAAAGCCTGCGCCGCCGGCACATAGTCGTCATGGGCTCCGTTTAGGGCAGTCCGTCTGGCTATGCAATCCAACAGTTTTTTTAACAAGGCATCGTCTGTTTTCCCGGCAAAGCGGGAGGCCGTTTTGATGAGGCCCGCGAAGAAATCCGCAGGGGAGCGGGGACGCGCCCGGCAGTAAACGGCAAAGATTTTTTGCCAGTTTTTCAGGTTCTCCTTTGATTTTCCCGCTAAAGCCAAACCCAACCATGACGAAAAAAGTCTGTCCCAGCACTGTTTTTCCCCGCTGATGTCAGCTGGCAGATTTTTGGCGAGCGCGACGCAGATTTCGCGGAAAAAGGCTTCTTCACCTGCGGCTATGGCCGCCGCGCCAATGGCGCGGCAACAATCGACGGCCGCCCTGGCCGCCGGGCTGTCCGTGCCGGCAAATTTGGGCAGGCAGTAGATGAGCAGGGCAAAAGCGCGCGCGCCAATAAAGAAATTGCCGCCTGACATGGACGCGCCGGCGGTTATTTTAAGCGTCTCAATGACGGCTTCCCGCCGGCCGGGCAATATCTTAAGCAAGTTTTTGCCGCTTTCCAGAAAATACTCCACGGCCTGGTATTCATCTTTGTCGACGACGGCCCGCAACAGATCGCGCCAATAAAGGTCTTCATCCGGGCGGATGCCTTCCGGCCCGCCGGCCGTCCCGTAAGCCAATTTAAGGGTTTCCGCGCTTTCCAAAAGGATCGCCCTGTCTGATTTTTCCAAACAGAAAAACACTAAAGAATATATCTCGTCAAGCAGTCGGAGCGTAAGTTTGCGATCGTGCCCATTATTGGCGGCCAACTGCCGATTAAGGCTTTTTATCTTTTGCGGCAGTTTTCCCGCGTTAAATTCCTTGTAGACATTTATCAGGGGCATCGACCGAAATCTCCGTCATTTGTTGCCGTTGCCGTAATATATAAGGCCGCGCGCGGCGTCAACCGTGATGTTCATCCCGTCTTTCAAAAGGGCGGCATCGGCCACGCCCACGATCGCCGGCACGCCGTAACTGACGCTTACAATCGCCGCCTGCGAGGTAAGGCCGCCCTCTTCGGCGATAATGGCCGAGGCTTTCAAGGCGCAGGACACTATCGGAGTTTCAAGCTCGCGGACAACGAGAACGTCCCCGGGCTTGAATTTGCTCAAATCGTTTTCCGAATTGACGACGCAAGCTTTGCCTTTAACTACTTTTTTGCCGATCCCAAGCCCGCGCATGAGTATATTGCCGACAATAATGACATTGATGAGATTTGTGCTGCCCGCCATGCCTACAGGCACGCCGGCTGTAATCACCACCATGTCGCCGTCCTGGACAAGGCCGTGGCTGCGCGCGCTTTCTATGGTAACGCCGATCATGCCGTCGGTCGTCTGCGAGGCCGGCCCCACCAACGGTTCCACTCCCCAGTA from Acidaminococcales bacterium encodes:
- a CDS encoding ribose-phosphate diphosphokinase is translated as MDGLSDKYENLHVFSGTSHPALAREIAAHIGVGVRAAVVQRFNNGEVQVLLGDNVRGKDVFVLQTFSAPVNEMIIELLVMIDAFKRASAGSVTAVIPYYAYNRQDKKIHDRDPIAAKLVANIIVAAGVDRIVTMDLHSGQLEGFFDLPVEHISSEDLLSGHIEKYFGWRSDEITVVSPDMGGVRRARHTAERLKCPLAILDRRRPKPDMAVITDIVGEVKGRIAILIDDSIDTASSIVEGGKALKEAGARDIYACCVHAVLSGDAVDQLNRSDVKEIIVTDTIPLPKEK